The sequence below is a genomic window from Equus caballus isolate H_3958 breed thoroughbred chromosome 11, TB-T2T, whole genome shotgun sequence.
GAGAGTCACCCTGTCCATTTTAGGAAGGGCTCCCTCCTACACAAACACCCACTCAGATCCCAGCCCCACTTCCCATAGAGCTCCTATCCTTGGATGAGGCTCCAGCATCCCCAAGGGAGGAAGAGATGCTGTGGGCCTGGGCCCCAGGAACTTGGAAGGGGTGAACAGGATGGGGTCTCCCTGGCTGGAGACCTCAGGCTCAGTAGAGAAACACACACTCAGGTACacacaacatgcacacacacatgccctaatattaaataaaatacccTTTGCTTATAACTTAAAAATCAATACACAACTAATCCTGGCATAGGGCTCTGGGTGGAGAAagaggggcagggggaagggTAGGGGGAATCTTAAGACCTCGAGCCTGGGAAAGCCCACTAGCTCCAGACCCCTCCCCTGTCTGCTTCTTGCCCTTTGCCTGGCTCAGCCCCTGCTgggcttctcccctcccctcttccccattcGAGGGGTGATCAGGGTATATTTCTAGCATCTAAAGAAGGGAACAGGGACAGCTTCCTGGACATCACCTCAGAAGGCAGACCCCTTCCAGTGGGAGGACAACTCCTTCATAGGGAAGAGGAGTTCCCCTGTGAGAtgaggtggggaggaaggagcctCCTGACCACACTCTACAGGAGGGGCAAGGCTTGCAGGCAGCGCGGAAAGGGGAGCATTGAGCTAGAGAGAGTGGGGCTTAGCTTCTCCATGAGGAGGAGATGCTGGGCAGGGGCAGAGTCCTCCACTCTGAGCAGAACTGCTGGAGATCCCCCTgctgggaccccccccccccgcacccctACTCCCAACCTACCTAGGTAACCCACCTCCTTCCGCCCCTAAGGGGAAGGGAATGCTGGGGGACCTAGGATGAGGCATACATCAGTTCTAGAGCAGGGGCTTCTGGCTGCCTGGAAAGCCCATGTCGGGTAGCAGATGGGGAATGAGAACgactgaactttattttttataaagacCAAAAGTTAAGGACTGAATCCAGGTTACAGAGGAAAGGGGTTAGTTCCTTCCATTCCCCAAcaaatctctttctctcattttaggAGACTTCCTTGCTcaacctcccccccacccccatctagCTCTCTCCTCCACCCAACAGTTCTGGCTGGGAGGCTGTGGGATTCTGgccctctttccctcttccttcatGGCTCCATCAGTCCGGGTCTGGAAGGGTTAATAAGGAGACGCATCAAAGTTATTTCTACAGCAACAACCCTCCCAGCCAGATAGAGACCCCTCCCTAAGGGGTACCCCCAGCCTCCTCTACCCCATCTCAGCTCTCCCTCAGGAAACCCTAGGGGTAGAAGCGCTACAAGGGGGATGAAAGGGACCCGGGCCGCAGGGCGGTTCCGGAGGCGCTTTTATGTCCCGGTTCCCAGGCGCTAAGGACGTGTCCAGACAGCTACCCCCAGCGCCCGGGGCGGCCCCACTCCTCTCTGCTCCGGGAACGCGCTGTCTCCTCCAGCCGGTCCCCTCAGCCCTCCAGCCGCCGTAGGGGTCCCCTACCCCAACCTCCTAGCCCGAGGGGTGAGTGAAACAGTGAGGAAGGGGAGAACAGAGGGGCATGCGCAGCTCCTCCCCGCCCAGCCAGTCAAACGCGTCCGGTCCAGCCCCAGAGACTAAAAAACCCCTAGTGCCCCCTCTCCCTGACCCTGCACCACTTTTCCTCCCCCTCAATAAATAACCACCTTCTCCTCGAACTCAAGCCGCCCCCAAGGGCATCAGGCCAGAGGACTCTCTTCTGATGCCCCAAGGAGAGACCAGCGGGGAGGCGGTACCCGAGGCGCTCAGTTGGAGGGAGCCGCGCCGCCCTCGGCCTCCCGCTTGCCTTTGCCCCCGGGGGTCTCCACCGCTCCGCCTGCCTTGCCGTCGCCCGCGGCCGCCCCAGCAGCCTCTTCTTTGGCGCCCTCGTGGGTTTTCATGTGTTTGGCCAGGTGGTCGCTGCGCATGAAGACACGGCTGCAGACCGCACAGGGGAACTTCTTGGTGCCCGTGTGGGTCTGGAGGTGGCGCTGCAGCTCGTCGGAGCGCGTGAAGCGCTTGCCGCAGAAGAGCCAGTTGCACACGAAGGGACGGTCGCCGCTGTGCCAGCGCAGGTGCGCCTTCAGGTGCGACGTCTTGGCGTAGGCTTTCCCGCAGCCCGGGATGTGGCAGTTGTGCAAATGCTTCTTCTTGCCCCCATCGGGCCCGCACGGAGCCCCCAGTCGCTCCGCCTCCAGGCAGTTGGGGCAGCGGCACACGGTCTGGCCTGAGCTGCGGGGCACTGACCGCCGGGAGCCTTTGGGGCGGGCCGCCCCGTCCAGACTGGAATCCAGCCCCTGGGACTCCGGGGCGGCCGCTTCCAAGGCTTTAGCCCCGTCGGGAGGCCCCAGGAGGTGCTGCCCTCCGGCGGCTGGGAGGAGGTGGTGCGGATGCGGGTGGGGCGGCGGGGCACAAAGCTGGTGATCTCCGACGTAGCCCCCCAAGCCAGCCTGAAGCGCCCCGGGGTGGCCAGGTGAGGTCAGCGCGCCCTGAGTGTGGGGGAGGTCCATCCAGCTGGTGCCCGGATGAAGGTCCCACCACGAGCCATCCTCGGTGCCTGGGTGAGTCGGCCGGAACCATGATTCGTAATGGTGTGACATGTCCGGCTGCAGGAGCTTGGAAAAGGGTCCCGGGGCTAGGGGACTGTCGCTTTCCAGGTCCTCGCAGGTTACCCGAGAGGAGGCCCCCGGCAGCTCATAGCCCTGTGAGAAGTCCACCTCCGGGCCCAGCGGGAGGCTCTGCAGCTCTCCAGGCTGCAGCGGGGAGGGGTAGTCCCCGGCCTCCGGGCTCGTGTGGCCCTGGTACGTCTGGAGAGGCTGCAGGTCGAGGCGCGGCGGCGAGGCGTGAGGCGCGTCCGTGTGCTGGCTGCCCAGAGAGCCGCAGACAGCGGTTAGCATTGCCGGGatccggggtggggtgggggacagggacGGTCAGGGGCACCTCAGGTGGGACCTAAAGGAGGCAAAGAAGAGGTGAAGTGAGGAAAGAAACCAGCTCACTTTCTGTCCTAACCCAGATCCCCTCCCTGCAAAGTGCTCCTCTCCCACCCGCGGGTGAAAAAGAGCAAGGCACCTCTGGATAGACTGAAGATCAGTTAAGAGAATTTGGGAGTGCTGGGAATGGTGGAGAGTGAGAGGTTCTCAGCCAAGGGCAGAGGATGATGGCAGTCCACCCTCCCCTAGGTGGTCCTTTCCATAGGACCCAGCTCACCCTGGGAGTTGGGCTGGTCCCAGGCTGGTGAGGCGATCCGCCTTACTTACAGCACAGTGCTAAAACCATCCCCACACCAGCTGCCCAGGCCAGCGAAAGGGGCAGTGGTATTTCCTCCTGGCAGACCTGCTGCCAGCCCAGATGGAGAATCTAGATCTATCCTCAGCTTCCCCAGCTTAACTCAGGACACGGATGGGGAGACGGAGGTGGTCTGTTTCTGAAACTCCAAGTTCGAGGCGACCTGACTTCCCAAAGCCCAAAGCAGGTTCTGAGATTTAGGAGAAAGAGCCCTCGTTCCATCCCTGAGGCATGCTCAGTGAGGAAGAGCATTTCGCAGCTCTACACCACTCCCCTCAGCTCCCTGCCTGGCTGGGTTGCCCCTGTCCCACCAAACCCACTCCCACGCCtggcccccaccccttcctctccaGCAGGGACTTCGCCTCCCTGGAGTGCAGCTGCAGTGCAGTTTCCGGAAGACTTCTCCCCACCCGGGAAAGCTAAGCCCCCTTCCCTATCCTGATCCACTCTGGTGCCAGCCAGCTTTCTGGCTGCTACTCGGGTCCCCCTCCAATCTAGGGGAGACCCAGATGTGAAGCTGGGAGGGGTCAGCTTCCCAGAGAGGGGGGTCAGCCAGAGAAGAGCTTACCAGCAAGCTCAGAAAAGTAAAATTGCCACCCGCTTAAAGGATGCAGGGTCAGAGTGGGGGAAGCGGAGGGCAACGGGAAAAGCCAGAATTACAGAAATCAAGAAGAATAACCCAAAGAGATTATAAAAGAGGGTACATTCTAGGCATGGATCATTTTAAGGAGCTCCCCCAGATGACTCTAATATGCAGACAAGTGTTGAGACCCACTTTTTCAGGtcaatcctcattttaaaaaaagaggaaactgaggcagcatttagagaagaaagaaacaaagattcatttattcatcaatcaACAAATATGTACTGTGCGTACCTCTCTGAACCGGGTCTTTCCACTCCTGGTCTGTTACTCTTTCCCTAAACCACTGGGAAGCtaaggacccccccccccccttccttGACCACAGATCTGTAACTTGAAGGTCCCCCTGTCCTCACCACCTCTCCCTAAGGCCTGGGAGCCCAAATGCCTCAGGTGTGGGATTTGTGTACTGCTAGAGCCTTCTCTCATGGGGGAGGAGATCCAGTGCTTTGGGACAGGGACTTCTTCCCACAGCAAGGCTCAGCAGATCCTAACACCTTCTGCCTCGGCGACCAGGGAGGTGGCTCTGGTAgtctgggagaggaagggagagggggacTGGGGCGCCTACTCAGGCTCCTGCTGCCTCAccacaagaaaggaagaaagtgaagcGGCGGGAGAGGAGCCTCAGGCCCAGGCGGGGCAGCCCAGAAGGGGCTGGGCGGGAGCAGTGAGGCCTGGGACCCTAATAGGTTTTGGGGCCTGGGAACTGCCCCAGGGGCTAGAGGGTGGGGAAGCTAACGACCCAGGCTCCAGATTGGACACAGGGCCAGGGAGCCCAGCCCTGGGATGCAACGGGCGGCCGGCAAGGTTTCTAGAAGGGAGACGGCAGGGCGCGCACTCCCGGCTTCCCGCTCTCCAACGCGGGAAGGAGGGTAGAAACACCTTCCTTTCCCCTTCCGCCGCTGCCTCTCCCGATCGCCGGCGCTCAGGTGGTCAGGACTTCCGTACTCCCGGTTCTTAAGGTTTCAGTCCTCCGGTTGTCCCAGTCGCTCCAGTTTCCCCGGTTTCCAGCCTCCTCGGTCCCTCCAGTCTCTCCCGTCCGCCCAGTTTTCACTCCGCCGGGGCTCTAAGCCCCCCAGATTCTTGAGGACCACCTCCCCCAAGGCCATAGGAAGCTATGGCGCGTTCGGGCGCGTCTTCTCGAGAGGACCCCCGCAGCGCGCACCCCTCGCCCCCCGACCGGGGCTCCTACCTCGAGGCTGCGCTCGGGCTCCGGGCACGGCTGGCTGGCGCGCTAGGGACGGGCACTCATGGGCCCTGCGCGCCGGCGGGTTCTCCACGGCGAGGGGCAGGAGCCGAGGGCGAGCGGGGGCCGCGATCAGACCGGCGGCGGGCGGCGGAGGAGGGGCGGAGAGAGCCGGCgggagggcggagggcggagggcgggcGGGAGCCAGCGAGCGAGCGAGGCCAGCTCCGCCCGTGACTCACCCGCGCGCTCTGCCTTCATCCTCTGCCCTGCGCTCCTTTTTCCCCCGATTTCGCGGCCCCGCCCACCTCACCTGCGGCCGCCTTTAACCCTTGCGGGCTCGGCAGGACATGAGGCccagcccggcccggcccgcgaGGAGGGGGCGGGCGGAGAGTGGGGGAGGGATCGCTAACTAGGTCGCCTCCCGCCACCTCCCTCGCTCCTCCCTCGCCCCTCCACTCCTTGGGCGAGGGGCCTGGGCGGAGTGTTTCGCAGGTTCTGACACCCGCCCCATCGGGTGGAAAACTGCCCTTCAGCTGACTTGGTCGGGCAGGGGACGCAGGACTCAGACCCTGGGGAAATGGAGGAGGGGGCGGGTCCTTGGGGTGATACCGAACCACCTTAGGGCGCCGTTTGCCTCGACGGCCCTCGGCCCACCCGCTCCGGCCGAGCAGCGCTGCCCCGGAACTGAGAGGAAAGAAGCAAACAGGACCGAGCGCCAAGTATGTGTCCGGTCTACCCGCAGGCCTATGCCGCGAGAAATTTGTCTTGGCTGCCGCCCTCCTTCACCATTCCCCTCGCCGcttctctccaccaccaccatctcccGCGTCCTTTTCGGTCTCGCTTTCCTTTTCGGTTCTCCCTCTCTGGCCACTCGCCTTTTTCGGGTGACCTCCTCCTCGCCTCTCCCCACTCTCTTCCCCGTTCCTCGCTCCCCTCTCCCCAACTTGCTCATCTCTGCCTGCCAGCACTCGTCTCCCAGGCCCCCTCAGCTCTCACTCCTCATCTCCCCTTGGGCAGCAACCCCAGCGCCCCCGAAGTCTGCCTCTCAAATACGCCCCCGCTCGGTGCCGGAGGTGCTCAGCCTACGCGCAGCCGCCGTCGCCCCCGCGCACCCAGCCTGTAAGTCGGGGCAGGCGTCTGAATGGCCCTGGGAAGAGACGCGTCTGGAAATTGAGCGACCCTTTGCCACCACTCCTTCCCGATTCTCACCTGAACGTCTAAATCCAAAGTTCTTAACTTTAGGGAGGGGTCTGGGATTCCtttgagaaaaacaaatgcaCGTACACAATGCAACTTTCTGACAGAACTTCAGGGCGTTCGCGGCGCCCACCTAAAACCTTCTCTGAAGATCCGAGTGGGTCGAGCCGCTGAGCGCCGTGGGTAGGCGagtcctccctcctccccgcccgGCTGGCCTGTGCGCCCGGTATTCCGATGCTGCCTTCCCGGTTGGTGCCTCCCCTACCGGCCGCGTTGACCTTCCAGAGTGACCCCTTTCTTACAGGGGGATTCTGATCAATTtccgtattttttttttagttgttccAATGGCTTTCCTTCTGCGCTTTGCCGTCGGCTTTTTAAATTTCGTTTTTGTCTTTACAGTCCATTTGCACAGCCGGACCGGATTCTAGGCTGATTCGATCTCGCCTCTACAGCCGAGATTGCACCACCCCTGAATTACCCGCCCTGCATTCCCGTTTGGGATACACTCGAAGTGTGACTATAAAACGGCTACACTGAATCCACAAGCCGCTTGAAAATCGATCTTTGTGTGTGCGGTTCTCATATCCAGAGTCAGTGTCTGGTTCATCTGTGCATCTCCCTCTtttctaagactcagtttcctcgccTGGACAACCTTGGTATAACGGGAAGGTTTCCTAGGGCTAAAAGGAACTTACGCACCTAAAATACTTAGCTCCGTGGGGCCCTTGGTAAGCTCCTAGTAAACGGAAGATATAGtgttataattattaaataaatcagctctcaacaaatatttgttggattaaGATACACTCACAAAGATCTTTGTACTAGAAGTTGACGGACATAAATTTTAGCCCCAACCCTGCATTTGCTAAGCTGAACTAGCAGGTGAGgttgctctgagcctcagtttccttgttggAGAAATGCAGTTAGAGCAGCTGCCCTGGCTGGTAAAGGCAGGGTCTTGGGAAGTCTCCAGGCGAGTTCCCGGACATCAAGGGTTGCACTTTCTGATCAGTCAGACTTCCTCCCCTACACGACACCCGGGCCCCTGAGATGTATACTCTCAAGAACCGCCCTGGATCTTTGCAGCCACGGTTAAATTGACAGTCCTCTCTATCTACACGGTTTGATCTCCACCCACTCGAATCTCGGCTAGTTGAGTTTGCATCCTTTTCACAGCCATGTCAGGAACAGAGTTAGGGGCTCACCGCATAGAAACTGCGTCTCTGGTTCCTGGGTTACGTCTGGTTCTAGGcattccctgcctcctcctccctgaagcctGCTGGCTGTTCCCTGTTCCCGAAGAAGCTACTGCCCTTAAGGTGTTAACATCTTCGAAGGGATCTGACTCCAAGTGGGGGACAGAGTCTCCCCTCCCATTTATTTATGGGCACCAGATTAccttatttttctgtctccttccatcTTTCCCTGGAAAGCAAGAGGGAAAGGGATCCAGCCCCTGAATGATAGACATCCCACCCCACTTTCACCCCAGGCTCCCTTTAACGGCACCGCATCCTGACCGGCAGCCACCTGGGGTTCCCAGGAGCAAAGACCCTCCatctgtctgtggcttgtcaATTTGAAATTCAACAGTAACACAGTTGTCTTGGAAAACTCAGCCATTCTGATTTCCTGCCCTGCCTAGCTTTCTGCCTCTGACTCTGGGCACTATCTTCCTTCCAGATCCCCCTCTGCTTGCTTTCCTCTGATTCCAGCCCTTTTGATTTCCCACTTGTGAGATGTTTTCCTACTGAACAGTGCTGATGGTCTATGCTGACATGACTGCCAAGATCACCATTGcccaggattctttttttttcccctaaagattggcacctgggctaacctctgttgccaatcttccgtattttcttttcttcttctccccaaagcgcccccagtgcatagttgtatattctagttgtaggtccttttggctctgctatgtgggacgctgcctcagcatggcctgatgagcggtgctaggtccacacccaggatccgaaccagtgaaaccctgggctgctgaagcggagcccgCGGACTTAACTactccgccatggggctggcccctgcccaggATTCTTATCTCACCTTAAAACTGAACAAAACTGCTCACTGAGATCTGCCCAGGACTTGGGCCATTTCTACTCCTTCCCCTTATTCCCCTAAAGGGAAATAGATTTTGCCACAAGCGTCCATCTCCCATTCCTGCCTCCCCTCTTTTTCTTGTGCCTCTTTTATAGTCAGCAATCCGTTTTGTATCTGGAGCAGCCTCATTAGTCTCCATGTTCATCATAACCATCATAAccatctccatttctttactGGGCACCTGCTATGTCCCGGGTGCTTCACACAAATGTCTCTAATTCTCATGAGCATGCAGCaaagtagttattattattcccccattgtacagatgaggaagccaaagATCAAAGAAGTTAAATGACCTACCCAGGATTACAGAGCTgtttagagagagagaaggaaacggAGTCCAGATCTGCCAGGCTTCAAAGCCCATGTTCTGTCTGCTAGTCCATCCGGCCTCACTGTGGCAGCAGTGATGGCCCCGGGAGTCCGGCTCCCCGAGATCCTCAAGGTGGAGAGGACAGCATTCTTAAACTGATCCCTAGATTAAAGCCATCCATGTTCCTGAGTTTAATAAGACAAACTGGTCCTATCTTGGATCACTAGGATAAGTCACAGCTACCTCTATGGTCCCTTCCAAACCTCGACTGTCCTTCTATGGAGACTGCACTGTGAGAATATCAAAGCTGGTCTGCCCATAAAAATTGTCCAGTGCAAGCCCTCATTTTACTGCCAGGGAAACTGAACCCCAGAACAGGGAGGCAAGTAGctgaaagtcacacagccaattGGAAGCAGAGCAGGGACTAGAACCTCAGTCTCTTAATTCCTGGTTTCCCAGTTGCTCACTCTTATCtactccccacctccacctccaggctTGGAAGACTGTAAGCTGGTGACTGTGGACCCCAACACATTCCTCCTATCCCCTCCTCTCCACAGCACTCTCTCAGCTTCCTGGGAAGCTGGACAGAGCCCAGAGCTGGAaccaaatgtttttctttcattcatcctTTATTCATTCGACAAACACTTACTGACAATCTACCTagggccaagcactgtgctggacTCTAGTTCTATAAATCCAGATATCCCTCACATCCCACATCCATTTCAGTCTGAAAGATGAGCCCAGTTGAGGATAGTGCATCTGTATGTGGGGGGGGGTGTGTGCctacaaatgtgtgtgtgcacatcaTGCCTGTGTGTACCTTTGGGGCCTGAACGTGGGGTGTCTGTCCTCTCTTTGTGATGGAGGAGTGTCCAGTGGCTTCTCCCTTACTACTTCTGCAGGTGTTCTGTCGTGCCTGAACTTCCCTGTGGTGAGTGTGCGCCATGTACATCTGTTAATATTTGCCCAtcttttttctcagaatgaaCTCCACAGTCATCTATTAACTGGTGAACCCCCATTCCACTTCTCCCCCAGATCCCAGCCCAGTCCAAAGACCTCCAAGGAATCCTCTTTGGTTCTTCATGCAGACCCCTCCAAGATCTCCCTCCTATCTCCCCCTCCCCAAATCAGAGAGAATCAAGGCTTCCAGACCCTCTCTATGATCCCCACTTTAGAATGGAGATCTGATCCTCTCGTCCCTGAACTGGACAGGGAACAGCCCCTCTTACCAGTCCATGGAGCCCAGAGCTGGCAGCAGCTGTAAGGGGCAGGTGGGGGTGATGAGAGAGCCAGGCTTTATAAAGGAGGCGACAGTCAGAGCCAGAGGGGGAGGTGAGAGACGTGGGCAGGGAAGCTGCCAAGTCCTCACGGCCTCGGAAGCTTTTAGGATAATCCAGGAAACAGTGGCCCCCGGCTCTCCTGGGGGAGTGGTAGGGGGTGAGATCTGAGTCTCTGAGGTCTGCCAGGAAAAGAGGATTTCAGCTGGAAGAGGCAGCTGGGGAGGCGGGAGGGGAAGCAggacttccttccctccccagagaTTGACTGGGCAGTGGGAGAGGGACAAAGCCGTTCTCGCAGGATGGAGGAAATGAGAGCATCCCTAGAGGCGAGAGACCAAATTCCATGCCCCTCCTTTTGAGGTTGCCTTCATGCACttggtgagaaagaaagaagtaccACTTTTAAGACCTGAAACATGCACACCCCTTCAAGTTGGTCCCTCCGTGCAGAGCTCCCCAAGAGTGATGCTGTTGCTCCAGAGGGTCTCTCCCGCCTCTGCTGGAGCCTCATTCCTCCCTCTCGCTTTTCTTCATCCCCTTTTCAGATACTTCCCAACTTGGAACCCCCAGGTGTAATCCACCTTTGGGATCTTGGATCTTTCATTGTCAAATGGGGAGGGAAGACCCTCTCCCTACCTTAGGATGTGCTGGGGCAGCTTGAGATGGACAAGAGGTCACCTAAGACCAGAGGTAGATACCAGCCAAGAATGTTTATAGACAGTTCCGGAATCCTGGAACTCCAGGAGAGTGAAGAGGCTGGGAAGATGGCCTGGAAAGGGAGAAGGGGCCTGGAGGTGAATTTAGGTGGAGCCCCCACATCCCCAACTATTTACGTGAACTTAATTTTAGGGTGGTTGTAAGTTTAGGCATGTTGGCTAACAGGAGCACGTCCTGGAGCAGAGAAGGACAAAACaaccaggaaggagaaaggagatgaaACAGAATAGGACTGGTTTCCCAAAGCTCTCTGAAGCTAGAAATTCTGACCCACATAGGAGAGTGACCGGGAGCCTTTTCAGGTGACCACGGCCCCTTCTGCGCCATAGACCAGTGCCCTTGGCACTGAGAACAGGAGCTGCTGAGCActccctctacacacacacagaacccaGTGACCCAAGGCTGGCATGCCACTGCCCCCACCGAGTCTCCCACAGGGTGAGTCAGGGAGTCTTCATCCTGAACTCTTGTCCTGCTCCTCCCCCTACACCCCCAGAAACCTCTAGACTGGGGATTCCCAGTTCCTTCATTAGCTTTTCAGTAATTATCCTGTAAAGGCCCCGACAGGTCCTTCCTCTCCCCGTTTCAGAGATGAGAACATTGAGGCCCTTAAGAAAGCTAAAAAACTCAGCGGAAAGCCACCCATCAGGCGGGAGAGAGttgagtggggtggggggggggtggtgctTAGGAGGCAGAGCTGCCCCCCTTCCTTCAATCCTAGGCAAAATTGGGAGGACAGGGCCAGCACAACTCCCCCGGGGAACCCCGGCATCAGGACTGAGGCAGGCTCCAGGGAGGGGCTTCCCTGTCCCTCCCCACCTTCCAGCCCAGAAAATCAGAGTGAGGGGGGTAACAAGCTGAGGAGACCACACAGGTGGAGTAAATAATGTTAATACGGGAGCATTATCACTAGGGCATTTCCTCATGGATAAATGTCTCAAATACCAAAGGATGCCTCCAAATTATAGTTAATTACAGAGTTGATTTGCATAAATTATAAGGTGAGCATACAAATTCTTTCAATCGGTTCCATATGCTTAGGTAGCAGGTCCAGTCCAAAAGATGGGAGAatcttggggtggggagagttggGGGGAGGAAAGGGACTCAGCCCTTGGCCTGGACCCACCGGCCCACATGGCTTCGTCCAGCCTTTGGATCAGTAAAGGGTGTAGGGAGACCCTGACTGGTTTTAGGGGAGGGGAGCTATTAACAGAACCCGGACCCTATTTGGCAGGAGACCCCCTTTCCTGCTCTATTCACACCTGGGAACAACATGCTTTCCCACCACCAATGACGAGGTAGGAAGCCTGGGGGTGGGCACAGTGGAGCCCAGAGCTACacgaggggtggggggtgggactCTGAAGTCCTGGCTTCTGGCTTTGAGAGGAAAGGGGGCGGGTGCTGGAGGAAGCTGAAGACCCAGCAGGGTTAATGGTAGATTCAAGCTTCTGTCTTGCTCTCAGCTCCCCCTGGagccacccacccccacccccaactccagcTCACTCCCAGAGCCAACCCTCGGATCCCAAGTTTGATGCTGCCGCTGCCTGCACCTTCCAGGTGGCTCCTCAGGGGCTCAGACTCCCAGACTTGTGTCTCCAGTGCCTGGGCCCATTTCCTCTGCCCTCGCCTCccggtcccccacctcctccctcacccACCTCTAGCTGCTAAGACTCTACTTCCTTCTCCAGCTCTCTAatttgtccctccctccctcccggccCCCATCCTCAGCCGAGAGGCCTGTCTCCTACTCTTCTTcccatctttctcctccttccccagcctccctcccctaGAGATCTCAGGTCTCCCTGACACTCAGCTGTCAGCTTCACTTTTCCCTCCCACCAACAGCTTTGTGCTGCCCAAGCTGCTTGTCCTCCCGCCCTCAGATTTTCCTACCTCATGCTATCTCCCAAATCCTTGCTGCATGTAgttctctaatttttttccatataccTGCTCCAAAGGCAGAAACCACTGGATTAGCTTGGGCAAGGAGGAGACTGAGCTAAGGTCCCAGGTGCTGTGTGTGAGTTACCTTTGTTTTCTCAcctgaaagagagacagagagagaaatgaagaaagaccCTAAAATGGTTCCTGGTACttaataagtgcttaataaatatttgttgaa
It includes:
- the SP6 gene encoding transcription factor Sp6; this translates as MLTAVCGSLGSQHTDAPHASPPRLDLQPLQTYQGHTSPEAGDYPSPLQPGELQSLPLGPEVDFSQGYELPGASSRVTCEDLESDSPLAPGPFSKLLQPDMSHHYESWFRPTHPGTEDGSWWDLHPGTSWMDLPHTQGALTSPGHPGALQAGLGGYVGDHQLCAPPPHPHPHHLLPAAGGQHLLGPPDGAKALEAAAPESQGLDSSLDGAARPKGSRRSVPRSSGQTVCRCPNCLEAERLGAPCGPDGGKKKHLHNCHIPGCGKAYAKTSHLKAHLRWHSGDRPFVCNWLFCGKRFTRSDELQRHLQTHTGTKKFPCAVCSRVFMRSDHLAKHMKTHEGAKEEAAGAAAGDGKAGGAVETPGGKGKREAEGGAAPSN